The DNA region TACTATAGTTATTAAATTTGATgggaaataattttaaattaaaagtacttATATACATCCTATggttaattttgttttatatcaTATAAGATaggataaaatataaaatatatactacaaTTCACCAAATCAAATACAGTCTATTATATCGTTGCTGCATAGGTTCAACCTTTCCACAAGGCTGTAATAGTTCTATACACATCATCCATCTTTGGCCTCTGTTCCATAGAAGGTTTAACACATTTGCATGCAACTTCTAggaggccatgaattttatcatCAAACCCTTTCCCAGTTATGCATTTGTCAGTGGCATAATAAAAATCACTAGGATCAGTGAACAACCTATTGCTAATATAGCTCCTCAAAGAGCTATTATCAACACCAATGTCATCATCATAATTAGTAGAACAAGAATCACTACTTATGCTTAATTTTTGTCCTGTTATAAGCTCAAAAAGGATTATTCCAAAGTCATAGATATCCTTCTCAAAAGAACCCTTCACCCCAATGACTTCATCAACCAGAAACAGTCTCATCCTTGCATGATTCTTTTGGTTCATGATGAACTTTGCTTTGCCGAAATTCGAAATTTTTGGCTCGAAATTCTTGTCTAGCAAGACACATTCAGAAGATAGATTGAGGTGTATGATCTTGCACTTTTTGTGAAGCCAAGATAATCCCCTTGCTATCCCAATTGCAATGTGAATCCTCTCAGGCCATTCCAATTGAGAATTATGTAACCAGTGACATAATGTTCCATTTGAGATGTAGCTATAGACTAGTATCCTCTCCTTCTTCTCTATGCAGAATCCAAGCAGAGAGGCTATGTTTCGGTGCATGTGTCTCCCTGGAATCATTGTTTCAAGCAAGAATTGTCTCTTGTACTTGTCAGAATAATAGAATCTCTTCACTGCTATCAAACAGTTATTTGAAACCTCTGCCTTATACATTATCCCTGTTGTTCCTAACCCCATGATGTTGTTTGAGCTAAAGTAGTTAGTTGCTTTGCAAAGCTCCATGAAGCTCATTCTTGGTATCAATCTCTCCAACAATCTACAGAGCTGTAAATCATGAAATAGTAATATACtatattaaactactcttctatattagcccatgacaacaataaagaagtcttaTGGTCCACAAATTCAGCctaacagaatacataaattcagttcTAATTTcagtctttattattttatcttatcttatctttatgttatcttctcttcttatcttatctttacttttatctttcataagacaatactctatatatatttagttttaccttcataatttACAACACAtgttcaattcaatcaatcaataatcaataaaaattatttctttgctttccctattctttcacaattttatcatacTATACTATTAGATCCTACAATagtgcatttttttttattatggtagttattataattttttaataaaaaatattattatattaaagtaaattttgataAAAGTGATATGTTTTAAAGGtattatcaatatattttttatttataagaaCATTTTctgaattataaatattattttttattttaaaatttatattttattataaatattattatgatAAAAGTGATACTGAGTATATAATTGTTagaataatatcttttttaacgGTATTAACACTTAAGGgtataattaaaacatatttaaattttgaaatataaagataaaattgaaacaaattgatattttaaaatttttaaaaaatattgggataaaataaataaagaaaaaataaacaaagcaagAGAGAGAAACCTCTTTATTTCCTTCCTCTTGCAAAGCCAGTGGAAGCAATTGAGCTACATTAGTGGTATGCTTTTGGTTGTTCTGTTCTTTTCTCAAGGGATATATGGTGTTACTCTTCCTACTACTCTTTTTGAATTCATTCCAAGGTTGAGTATAGTCCATGAAAGTTACTATGACAGAAGTTGCTGAACAAACAAAAGCAATAACAAAACTATACCAAAAGGGTTTACCAAATAAGCTCTCTTCATCACAGCTTTCCAATGTTGTTCCCCCACAGAGTCCATTATTATTGACATAGCTCAAGGTAACATTAACATTATTGTTCACAAACACAGGCACTGGCCCTGATAACAAATTGTTTGCAACACTGAACACTGTGATCCTTGGAAGAAAGCCAAGTTCTTTTGGGATTGTTCCATTTAACTGGTTACCATCAAGTCTAAGGGTATTCAAGTAAGACAAGTTTGCAATAGCCTTTGGGATTTCACCATAAAAGTTGTTGTTTGATAGGTCAAGTGAGGTTAGATATGGAAGCTTACTTGAAATATCAGGTGGGATATTCCCAAAGAGCTTGTTGTGTGAAAGGTTCAGATTCTGCAGCCATGAGAAATTCTCAATGCAATGAGGAAATTGGCCTTCTAACCCCATGTTAGAAAGCTTGATACTTATTACTTTTTCTTCATCAATACCACTGGTCATGCATTCAATACCAGTGAATGATGAGCACAAATCTATGGTGttgatattgaaattgaaatcCCATATTTGATTAGATGAGTCCGATGAGTTGTTGATTTCTCTTAGGCAATTGATGTCACCTAATTCAGCTCCATAAACAATCATGAAGAAACAGAATAATGACCACAAGAATATATGAATTGGAACAaaactcaacataattttgaGCATGGCAAAAACCAAATGAAAATGGACAAAATTGAAAGATAATGTTGGATATGATGATACTAAAGAGGGAGAGAGAA from Arachis hypogaea cultivar Tifrunner chromosome 10, arahy.Tifrunner.gnm2.J5K5, whole genome shotgun sequence includes:
- the LOC112717205 gene encoding probably inactive leucine-rich repeat receptor-like protein kinase At5g48380, whose product is MLKIMLSFVPIHIFLWSLFCFFMIVYGAELGDINCLREINNSSDSSNQIWDFNFNINTIDLCSSFTGIECMTSGIDEEKVISIKLSNMGLEGQFPHCIENFSWLQNLNLSHNKLFGNIPPDISSKLPYLTSLDLSNNNFYGEIPKAIANLSYLNTLRLDGNQLNGTIPKELGFLPRITVFSVANNLLSGPVPVFVNNNVNVTLSYVNNNGLCGGTTLESCDEESLFGKPFWYSFVIAFVCSATSVIVTFMDYTQPWNEFKKSSRKSNTIYPLRKEQNNQKHTTNVAQLLPLALQEEGNKELCRLLERLIPRMSFMELCKATNYFSSNNIMGLGTTGIMYKAEVSNNCLIAVKRFYYSDKYKRQFLLETMIPGRHMHRNIASLLGFCIEKKERILVYSYISNGTLCHWLHNSQLEWPERIHIAIGIARGLSWLHKKCKIIHLNLSSECVLLDKNFEPKISNFGKAKFIMNQKNHARMRLFLVDEVIGVKGSFEKDIYDFGIILFELITGQKLSISSDSCSTNYDDDIGVDNSSLRSYISNRLFTDPSDFYYATDKCITGKGFDDKIHGLLEVACKCVKPSMEQRPKMDDVYRTITALWKG